The following coding sequences are from one Novosphingobium sp. Gsoil 351 window:
- the edd gene encoding phosphogluconate dehydratase translates to MPQSVQLHPTLAKVTARIVERSRAGRAAYLDLIDRARDKGVNRPTLSCGNLAHGFAAAGDDKPSLRAGTALNIGIVTAYNDMLSAHAPYGAYPSQIKIFAREVGATAQVAGGVPAMCDGVTQGQPSMELSLFSRDTIALGTAVALSHGMFEAALLLGICDKIVPGLLIGALRFGHLPTILVPGGPMPSGLANKEKARVRQLYAEGKATREELLEAESLSYHSGGTCTFYGTANSNQMMMEMMGLHMPGSSFVHPVTKLRQELTRAAVHRAAAIGWNGDDYRPLGRCVDEKAIVNAVVGLLATGGSTNHFIHLPAIGRSAGVLIDWDDMDELSRVVPLIASIYPNGPGDVNTFAAAGGTPFVIRELLDAGLAHEDIMTVYGDSLRDGAREPGLGDEGLRWHDAPEESSDATILRPASAPFQPEGGLRLLSGNLGRANIKLSAVDRARWTIEAPCRVFADQDAVIAAFKAGELERDVVVIVRFQGPAANGMPELHKLTPPLGVLQDRGFRVALVTDGRMSGASGKVPAAIHVSPEAHLGGALARLRDGDLVRVCGEKGELVALVDAAEWDARALAVQPPVTPGTGRELFALMRLHCDTAEQGASAMLAAAGL, encoded by the coding sequence CGGCAACCTTGCGCATGGCTTTGCCGCCGCGGGTGACGACAAGCCCTCGCTGCGGGCCGGGACCGCGCTCAATATCGGGATCGTCACCGCCTATAACGACATGCTGTCGGCACATGCGCCTTACGGGGCTTATCCTTCGCAGATCAAGATCTTCGCGCGCGAAGTTGGCGCAACCGCACAAGTCGCCGGCGGGGTTCCGGCGATGTGCGACGGGGTGACCCAGGGCCAGCCCTCGATGGAACTGTCGCTGTTCAGCCGCGACACCATCGCGCTCGGCACTGCTGTCGCACTCAGCCACGGGATGTTCGAGGCGGCTCTGCTGCTGGGAATCTGCGACAAGATCGTGCCGGGGTTGTTGATCGGCGCGCTGCGCTTCGGCCACCTGCCGACAATTCTGGTTCCGGGCGGGCCGATGCCCAGCGGCCTCGCCAACAAGGAAAAGGCGCGCGTCCGCCAGCTCTATGCCGAGGGCAAGGCGACCCGCGAGGAGCTGCTCGAGGCGGAAAGCCTCAGCTATCACAGCGGCGGCACCTGCACCTTCTATGGCACCGCCAATTCCAACCAGATGATGATGGAGATGATGGGGCTGCACATGCCCGGCTCCAGCTTCGTTCATCCCGTCACCAAATTGCGCCAGGAACTCACCCGCGCCGCGGTCCACCGCGCCGCCGCGATCGGCTGGAACGGCGACGACTACCGCCCGCTGGGGCGCTGCGTCGACGAGAAGGCGATCGTCAATGCGGTGGTCGGGCTGCTCGCGACCGGCGGCTCGACCAACCATTTCATCCATCTGCCCGCGATCGGCCGCTCGGCAGGCGTGCTGATCGACTGGGACGACATGGACGAACTCAGCCGCGTTGTGCCGCTGATCGCCAGCATCTATCCCAACGGGCCGGGCGACGTGAACACCTTCGCCGCCGCCGGAGGCACGCCGTTCGTGATTCGCGAACTGCTCGATGCGGGCCTGGCGCACGAAGACATCATGACCGTGTACGGCGACTCGCTTCGAGACGGCGCGCGCGAACCGGGTCTCGGCGACGAAGGACTGCGCTGGCACGATGCGCCCGAGGAGTCGTCGGATGCAACGATCCTGCGTCCGGCAAGCGCTCCGTTTCAGCCGGAGGGCGGCCTGCGCCTGCTCAGCGGCAACCTCGGACGCGCCAACATCAAGCTCAGCGCGGTCGATCGCGCGCGCTGGACGATCGAGGCTCCGTGCCGGGTGTTCGCCGATCAGGACGCGGTGATCGCCGCGTTCAAGGCGGGGGAGTTGGAGCGCGACGTGGTTGTCATCGTGCGCTTTCAGGGTCCGGCGGCCAACGGCATGCCCGAACTCCACAAGCTGACCCCGCCGCTCGGGGTGCTGCAAGATCGGGGCTTCAGGGTAGCCCTGGTCACCGACGGACGGATGAGCGGGGCCAGCGGCAAGGTGCCCGCGGCGATCCACGTCAGTCCCGAGGCGCATCTGGGCGGGGCGCTGGCCAGGTTGCGCGATGGCGATCTGGTGCGGGTGTGCGGCGAGAAGGGCGAACTGGTCGCGCTGGTCGACGCGGCCGAATGGGATGCGCGCGCGCTTGCGGTGCAGCCGCCAGTCACACCCGGCACCGGCCGCGAGCTGTTCGCGCTAATGCGGCTGCACTGCGACACCGCCGAGCAGGGTGCCAGCGCGATGCTGGCGGCGGCGGGCTTATGA
- a CDS encoding ROK family protein — translation MTELVAVDIGGTHARFALAQVADGKVHRLGPETTLKTAEHASFQTAWEAFGAGLGRPLPEAAAIAVAGPIQGEIVQFTNNPWIIRPALVNEKLRVERHVLINDFAAVGHAAAQAESEHFVHLAGPDVPLPVEGTISVVGPGTGLGVAHVWRDARGYRVSATEGGHIDFAPLDAIEDAILARLRARYRRVSVERVVAGPGLAEIHATLARLEGKAVLEMPDSELWALAMTGEDSLAAAALDRFCLALGSVAGDLALAQGASATVIAGGLGYRIRDHLVRSGFAERYTAKGRFAEMMAGLPVKLIVHPQPGLLGAAAAFAQAFD, via the coding sequence ATGACCGAACTTGTCGCGGTCGACATCGGGGGCACCCACGCCCGGTTTGCGCTGGCGCAAGTGGCGGATGGCAAGGTCCACCGTCTCGGCCCCGAAACCACGCTGAAGACCGCCGAGCACGCCAGCTTTCAGACCGCGTGGGAGGCGTTCGGCGCGGGGCTGGGCCGCCCGCTGCCCGAAGCCGCCGCGATCGCCGTCGCCGGGCCCATTCAGGGCGAGATCGTGCAGTTCACCAACAACCCGTGGATCATCCGCCCGGCGCTGGTGAACGAAAAGCTGCGGGTCGAGCGCCACGTTCTGATCAACGACTTCGCCGCCGTCGGCCATGCGGCGGCGCAGGCCGAGTCCGAGCACTTTGTCCACCTGGCCGGACCCGATGTACCGCTGCCGGTCGAAGGCACGATCAGCGTGGTCGGTCCCGGCACCGGGCTGGGCGTGGCGCACGTCTGGCGCGATGCGAGGGGCTACCGCGTTTCGGCGACCGAGGGCGGGCACATCGACTTCGCCCCGCTCGACGCCATCGAGGACGCCATCCTGGCGCGGCTGCGCGCGCGGTATCGCCGGGTGTCGGTCGAGCGCGTGGTCGCCGGGCCGGGCCTTGCCGAAATCCACGCCACGCTCGCCCGGCTCGAGGGCAAGGCGGTGCTCGAGATGCCTGACAGCGAACTGTGGGCGCTGGCGATGACGGGCGAGGACAGCCTCGCCGCCGCCGCGCTCGACCGGTTCTGCCTGGCGCTGGGCAGCGTCGCGGGCGATCTGGCGCTGGCGCAGGGAGCATCCGCCACGGTGATCGCGGGCGGACTCGGCTACCGTATCCGCGACCACCTGGTCCGCTCGGGCTTTGCCGAACGCTATACCGCAAAGGGGCGGTTTGCAGAGATGATGGCGGGGCTGCCGGTCAAGCTGATCGTCCATCCCCAGCCGGGGTTGCTGGGAGCCGCAGCCGCGTTCGCGCAGGCGTTCGATTGA